From one Nycticebus coucang isolate mNycCou1 chromosome 14, mNycCou1.pri, whole genome shotgun sequence genomic stretch:
- the CDKN1C gene encoding cyclin-dependent kinase inhibitor 1C translates to MERLVSSGTFPTLVRTSACRRLFGPVNHEELSRELRIRLAELNAEDQNRWDFDFEQDVPLRGPGRMQWIEVDSESVPAFYRETVQVGRCRLLLAPRPVPVAVAVSPSPEPPAAESLDGLEEAPEQSSSDPTLAPTPPPAPVLATASASGSALAPAPAPAPDAVPPDSAEQGANQAQRSQEPLADQLHSGISGRPAAGTAAASANGAANKKVSGPLISDFFAKRKRSAPENKSSSEVPAGCTSPSGATGVGAAEQTPRKRLR, encoded by the exons ATGGAGCGCCTGGTCTCCAGTGGGACCTTCCCTACACTGGTGCGCACTAGCGCCTGCCGCAGACTCTTCGGGCCCGTGAACCACGAGGAGTTGAGCCGCGAGTTGAGAATCCGCTTGGCCGAGCTGAACGCTGAGGACCAGAACCGATGGGACTTCGACTTCGAGCAGGACGTGCCGCTGCGGGGCCCTGGACGCATGCAGTGGATCGAGGTGGACAGCGAGTCTGTCCCAGCATTCTACCGCGAGACGGTGCAGGTGGGGCGCTGCCGCCTGCTTCTGGCGCCCCGGCCCGTCCCGGTGGCCGTGGCTGTCAGCCCGTCCCCCGAGCCGCCGGCCGCTGAGTCCCTCGACGGCCTCGAGGAGGCGCCGGAGCAGTCGTCCAGCGACCCGACCCTGGCGCCCACCCCGCCCCCGGCCCCAGTCCTGGCTACGGCCTCGGCCTCAGGCTCGGCcctggccccggccccggccccggccccagaTGCGGTGCCTCCAGACAGCGCCGAGCAAGGCGCGAACCAGGCGCAGCGCAGCCAGGAGCCTCTTGCCGATCAGCTGCACTCGGGAATTTCGGGACGTCCCGCGGCCGGTACTGCTGCCGCCAGCGCCAACGGCGCCGCGAACAAGAAGGTGTCCGGGCCTCTCATCTCCG ACTTCTTCGCCAAGCGCAAGAGATCTGCGCCCGAGAATAAGTCCTCTAGCGAGGTCCCCGCGGGGTGTACCTCCCCCAGCGGCGCTACTGGGGTGGGCGCGGCGGAGCAGACCCCGCGCAAGAGGCTGCGGTGA